A single genomic interval of Sebastes umbrosus isolate fSebUmb1 chromosome 11, fSebUmb1.pri, whole genome shotgun sequence harbors:
- the LOC119496413 gene encoding methyltransferase-like protein 27, with amino-acid sequence MSNCSRTVDDMKTFLHVTKGFDSQQRMKFYDIWAETYDQDHNMMCYRAPHMTVKFLSDNFDGSPEEVQVLDVACGSGWVAQQMVELGFRHFAGVDGSKGMLEQAAKTGLYQDLKLALLGTEPLPTQTGWFDVVIIVGALRDGFVPVSVVRELCDAAKPGGYICMSRVDPKSESGNKYKVSMEKELQLMEEEGLWTHVITREMDKYMMDVYNICKDVHDEQYLNGTMYLYRKSLNESLCT; translated from the exons atgtcaaactgcagcagaACTGTGGACGATATGAAGACCTTTCTTCACGTCACTAAAGGCTTCGATTCACAGCAGAGGATGAAGTTCTACGACATCTGGGCAGAGACGTACGACCAA gaTCACAACATGATGTGCTACAGAGCACCACATATGACAGTAAAGTTCCTGTCTGACAACTTCGATGGGAGTCCTGAAGAAGTTCAGGTTCTTGACGTGGCCTGTGGGTCTGGATGGGTCGCTCAACAG ATGGTTGAACTGGGCTTCAGGCACTTTGCAGGAGTGGACGGCAGTAAAGGCATGCTGGAACAAGCTGCTAAGACCGGCCTCTATCAGGACCTCAAACTGGCCCTACTGGGAACAGAACCACTGCCTACACAGACTG GTTGGTTTGATGTGGTGATCATCGTCGGTGCATTACGTGATGGTTTTGTGCCGGTCAGCGTCGTCAGGGAGCTCTGCGATGCCGCCAAACCAG GAGGATACATTTGCATGTCGAGAGTCGACCCAAAGTCCGAGTCTGGAAACAAATACAAGGTTTCTATGGAGAAAGAGCTgcagctgatggaggaggagggactgTGGACTCATGTGATCACCAGAGAGATGGACAAATACATGATGGATGTTTATAACATTTGTAAAGATGTGCATGATGAGCAATACCTCAATGGAACCATGTACCTGTACAGGAAGTCACTTAATGAGTCACTCTGCACCTGA